One Solanum lycopersicum chromosome 2, SLM_r2.1 genomic region harbors:
- the LOC101249981 gene encoding L-ascorbate oxidase homolog, with amino-acid sequence MREKSLNVHCSFIFTIILVLVTTLQCIYADNPYRYYTWKITYGDIYPLGVKQQGILINGQFPGPQIDCVTNDNLIISVYNYLSEPFLISWNGIQQRRNSWQDGVYGTTCPILPGKNFTYTLQAKDQIGSYFYFPSLAMHKAAGGYGAIRVYSRPRIPVPFAPPAHDFTVLAGDLYKRSHRQLKYILDSGHDLPLPDGLIINGRGWNGYTFTVDQGKTYRFRISNVGIATSINFRIQGHTMKLVEVEGSHTLQTTYTSLDIHLGQSYSVLVTANQPPKDYYIVVSSRFTTRVLTTTAVLHYSNSWTKVSGPPPGGPTTQINWSLYQARSIRWNLTASGPRPNPQGSYHYGLIKPSRTIMLANSAPYINGKQRYAVNSVSYTDPDTPLKLADHFNIGGVFNLGSISDQPYNGNAYIGTPVMAANFRSYVEIIFQNWENTVQSWHIDGYSFFVVGMDGGQWTPANRAHYNLRDTIARCTVQVYPKSWTAIYMALDNVGMWNIRSENWSRRYLGQQFYLRVYSPANSWRDELPIPKNAILCGKARGHRTRPL; translated from the exons ATGAGGGAGAAGAGCCTTAATGTTCATTGTTCTTTCATTTTCACTATTATTCTTGTGTTAGTTACTACTTTACAATGTATATATGCTGACAATCCTTATCGATACTACACTTGGAAAATCACTTACGGAGATATTTACCCTTTGGGTGTCAAACAACAG GGGATCTTGATAAATGGGCAGTTTCCAGGGCCACAGATTGATTGTGTAACAAATGACAATTTGATTATCAGTGTCTACAACTACTTGAGTGAACCTTTTCTCATTTCTTG GAATGGTATACAACAAAGGAGGAACTCATGGCAAGATGGAGTTTATGGCACAACTTGTCCAATCCTACCTGGAAAGAACTTCACTTATACCCTCCAAGCAAAAGACCAGATAGGTAGTTATTTCTACTTCCCATCACTTGCAATGCACAAGGCAGCAGGAGGATATGGTGCCATCAGAGTCTATAGCCGTCCTCGAATTCCAGTACCTTTTGCTCCACCTGCTCATGATTTCACTGTACTAGCTGGAGACTTGTACAAGAGAAGTCACAGG CAACTGAAGTACATTTTAGATAGTGGTCATGATCTTCCGTTACCTGATGGTCTTATTATCAATGGTCGAGGATGGAACGGATACACATTTACAGTTGATCAAG GTAAGACATATAGGTTCAGGATATCTAATGTGGGGATTGCGACATCAATTAATTTCAGAATTCAAGGGCACACGATGAAACTGGTTGAAGTTGAGGGATCACATACACTTCAGACAACCTACACTTCACTTGACATCCATCTAGGACAATCTTATTCAGTTTTAGTCACTGCCAATCAGCCTCCAAAGGACTACTACATCGTGGTCTCTTCACGATTCACCACACGAGTGCTAACCACTACTGCCGTTCTTCACTACAGCAACTCATGGACAAAAGTCTCTGGACCTCCCCCTGGAGGGCCTACTACTCAAATTAATTGGTCCCTTTACCAGGCCAGATCTATTCG TTGGAATCTCACTGCAAGTGGACCAAGGCCTAATCCTCAAGGTTCTTATCATTATGGATTGATCAAGCCTTCGCGCACAATCATGCTTGCCAACTCTGCTCCATATATAAATGGCAAACAGAGATATGCTGTCAACAGTGTTTCGTACACTGATCCGGACACCCCACTAAAGCTGGCTGATCACTTCAACATTGGAGGAGTGTTCAACCTTGGTAGTATCTCCGACCAGCCTTACAATGGAAATGCCTATATTGGAACCCCAGTTATGGCAGCTAACTTCAGATCTTACGTTGAGATCATTTTCCAAAATTGGGAGAACACTGTCCAATCATGGCATATTGATGGCTATTCTTTCTTTGTTGTCGG GATGGATGGTGGACAATGGACTCCAGCAAATAGAGCACACTACAACTTAAGGGACACAATTGCACGTTGCACCGTCCAG GTGTATCCTAAGTCATGGACCGCAATATACATGGCATTGGACAATGTAGGAATGTGGAACATAAGGTCTGAGAATTGGTCAAGGAGGTACTTGGGTCAACAATTCTACTTAAGAGTTTACTCCCCAGCCAATTCTTGGAGAGATGAACTCCCAATACCAAAGAATGCTATTCTTTGTGGCAAAGCTAGAGGTCATCGTACTAGGCCTCTTTGA
- the LOC101250269 gene encoding glucan endo-1,3-beta-glucosidase 1 isoform X1, whose product MANTKKFPPFFFFFVLFSCCFFSTSSSNFAPEIKVQQDKDEPYVGVNIGTDVSNLLSPADLVAFLQLQKITHIRLYDADPDILKALAKTKIRVIISVPNNQILAIGSSNTTAAAWIGRNVAAYYPETLITAIAVGDEILTTVPSSAPLLMPAIESLYSALVAANLHNQIKISTPNAASIILDPFPPSQAFFNQSMSSVLSKLLQFCSRTQSPLMMNLYPYYVFMQNKGVVPIDNSLFKPLTPSKEMVDPNTLLHYTNVLDAMIDSVYFSMKNLNITDVLVLVTESGWPSKGDSKEPYATIDNADTYNSNLIKHIIDRSGTPLHPEITSSVYIYELFNEDLRSPPLSEANWGLFHGNSTPVYLLHVSGSGTFLANDTTNQTYCIAMDGVDKRTMQAALDWACGPGRANCSEIQPGESCYQPNDVKNHASYAFDSYYQKEGGSPSSCDFKGVAMITTTDPSHGSCIFPGSKKVSNKTSEVVNATQPSGANTIRFLGAQTSIFDKNVHVLFGVALCLFYYSLIQVQLS is encoded by the exons ATGGCAAATACTAAAAAGTTCcctcctttcttcttcttctttgtcctCTTCTCTTGCTGCTTCTTCTCCACTTCAAGTTCAAATTTTGCACCAG AGATAAAAGTGCAGCAAGACAAAGATGAGCCATATGTGGGAGTGAACATAGGTACAGATGTTTCCAATTTGCTTTCACCTGCAGACTTGGTTGCTTTTTTGCAATTACAGAAGATAACTCATATAAGGCTTTATGATGCTGACCCTGATATACTCAAAGCACTAGCTAAGACCAAAATAAGAGTGATTATTAGTGTGCCTAACAACCAAATTCTTGCTATTGGGTCCTCTAATACTACTGCAGCTGCCTGGATTGGGCGCAATGTGGCAGCTTATTACCCTGAAACTCTTATCACTGCAATAGCAGTTGGGGATGAAATCTTGACCACTGTGCCAAGTTCAGCTCCTTTGCTTATGCCAGCAATTGAGTCACTTTATAGTGCTTTAGTGGCTGCAAATTTGCATAACCAAATCAAGATTTCAACTCCAAATGCTGCTTCCATTATTCTTGACCCTTTTCCACCTTCCCAAGCTTTTTTCAATCAGTCCATGAGCTCTGTCCTTTCTAAGTTATTGCAGTTCTGTTCAAGGACACAGTCACCTCTGATGATGAATTTGTACCCTTATTATGTGTTTATGCAGAATAAAGGGGTTGTTCCTATAGACAACTCTCTTTTCAAGCCCTTGACACCTTCTAAAGAGATGGTGGATCCTAATACTTTGCTTCATTACACCAATGTGCTTGATGCAATGATTGATTCAGTCTATTTTTCCATGAAAAATCTCAATATTACAGATGTGCTAGTTCTTGTTACCGAGTCAGGATGGCCTTCAAAGGGGGATTCTAAAGAGCCTTATGCTACAATTGACAATGCTGATACTTATAACTCGAATTTAATTAAGCATATAATTGATCGCAGTGGTACACCATTGCATCCGGAGATTACTTCTAGTGTATACATATATGAGTTATTCAATGAGGATTTGAGGTCACCCCCATTGTCCGAGGCAAATTGGGGGCTATTCCATGGGAATTCAACGCCTGTTTACCTGCTTCATGTGTCTGGAAGTGGTACATTCTTGGCTAATGACACCACTAACCAAACGTATTGCATAGCAATGGATGGGGTTGATAAGAGAACAATGCAGGCAGCTTTAGATTGGGCTTGTGGACCGGGGAGGGCAAATTGCTCTGAAATTCAGCCAGGAGAGAGTTGTTATCAGCCTAATGATGTGAAGAACCATGCTTCATATGCATTTGATAGCTATTATCAGAAAGAAGGGGGATCTCCTAGTTCTTGTGACTTCAAGGGAGTGGCCATGATCACCACAACTGATCCAA GTCACGGGAGTTGTATATTTCCAGGAAG CAAGAAAGTAAGCAATAAAACAAGCGAGGTAGTGAACGCGACACAACCAAGTGGAGCAAATACAATAAGGTTTCTTGGAGCACAGACAAGTATATTTGACAAGAATGTGCATGTTTTATTTGGTGTTGCCTTGTGCTTGTTTTATTATTCATTGATTCAGGtacaattaagttaa
- the LOC101250565 gene encoding uncharacterized protein has translation MDDKVVTMDDQIVSELTIPENVAKELLLVSNSSSLETALDKLIQLSKEGGGRLDLSSKNVVTTVLHLCQSLSSISYRNLLLLSLKVLRNLCAGEIRNQNGFLQQRGVEIVLDVIMSVGLSPDPDCMIIRVGLQLLGNYSVGGGERQCDVWYQLFPHKFLKIARVRNQEICDPLCMVIYTCCDGTDGLLTDLCSEQGLPILFEILRTASAVGLKEVWLKLLLSKLCIEGSHISSIFFKLHSYPSVEDNGVVTHVADQFVIEQPYLLSILSEILNERVEHIVVSHDFARSIFGILKSASGVVDFSIRGKSDLPVGSAPIDVLGYSLTLMRDICASDHLSSSKEESSKDVVDVLVSSGLIEFLLNLLRDLEPPTTIRNAMKPDQIKEGTIPSSFRCCPYQGFRRDIVAILGNCAYRRRHVQDEIRDKNGILLLLQQCVIDEDNPFLREWGIWCVRNLLEGNAENQGAITDLELQGTVDVPELVRLGLRVEVDPVTRRTKLVNSS, from the exons ATGGATGATAAGGTTGTTACTATGGATGATCAAATTGTATCAGAGCTTACAATCCCAGAAAATGTCGCCAAAGAATTATTACTTGTGTCAAACTCATCTTCTTTAGAAACGGCACTCGACAAGCTGATACAACTTTCCAAGGAGGGGGGTGGACGGTTAGATCTGTCGTCCAAGAATGTTGTCACCACTGTCCTCCATCTCTGCCAGTCTCTGTCATCTATCTCTTACCGTAACCTCCTTTTATTGTCTCTTAAGGTACTCAGAAATCTGTGTGCTGGGGAGATAAGAAATCAGAATGGCTTTCTTCAACAAAGAGGAGTTGAAATTGTCTTGGATGTTATTATGTCTGTAGGACTTTCTCCTGATCCTGATTGTATGATTATTCGAGTGGGGCTGCAACTTCTAGGAAACTACTCAGTGGGTGGAGGAGAACGTCAATGTGATGTGTGGTACCAATTGTTTCCTCATAAGTTCTTGAAGATTGCTAGAGTTAGAAACCAGGAAATATGTGATCCTTTATGTATGGTCATTTACACTTGCTGTGATGGTACGGATGGACTGCTTACCGATTTATGTTCAGAGCAAGGGTTGCCCATTCTGTTTGAAATTTTGCGTACTGCATCAGCCG TTGGTCTTAAAGAAGTTTGGTTGAAGTTGTTACTCTCAAAACTTTGCATTGAGGGCTCCCACATCTCatcaattttcttcaaattacaTTCATATCCTTCCGTTGAGGACAATGGTGTTGTTACACATGTAGCTGATCAGTTTGTTATTGAGCAGCCTTATCTCTTGAGTATACTTTCAGAAATCTTAAATGAACGAGTAGAGCATATTGTTGTTTCTCATGATTTTGCTCGAAGTATCTTTGGGATATTGAAGAGTGCTTCTGGGGTTGTTGATTTTTCAATAAGAGGGAAAAGTGATCTTCCAGTGGGGTCTGCTCCTATTGATGTTCTAGGATACTCTCTCACCCTCATGAGAGATATTTGCGCTTCTGATCACTTATCAAGCTCTAAGGAAGAAAGTTCAAAGGATGTTGTGGACGTACTTGTTTCCTCTGGGCTTATTGAATTTCTTTTGAACTTGCTTCGGGATCTTGAACCTCCAACGACAATTAGGAACGCAATGAAGCCGGATCAGATCAAGGAGGGGACAATACCTTCTTCATTTAGGTGTTGTCCATACCAAGGTTTCCGGAGAGATATTGTTGCCATCCTTGGAAATTGTGCTTATAGGAGAAGGCATGTCCAAGATGAGATTAGGGATAAAAATGGGATCCTTTTACTGCTACAACAGTGTGTTATAGATGAAGATAATCCTTTCTTAAGGGAGTGGGGAATCTGGTGTGTGCGAAACCTATTGGAAGGGAATGCAGAAAACCAAGGGGCTATTACTGATTTGGAGCTTCAAGGAACCGTAGATGTTCCAGAACTTGTTAGACTTGGGCTTCGAGTAGAAGTTGATCCCGTAACTCGACGCACAAAGCTTGTGAATTCCTCATGA
- the LOC101250269 gene encoding glucan endo-1,3-beta-glucosidase 1 isoform X2, giving the protein MANTKKFPPFFFFFVLFSCCFFSTSSSNFAPEIKVQQDKDEPYVGVNIGTDVSNLLSPADLVAFLQLQKITHIRLYDADPDILKALAKTKIRVIISVPNNQILAIGSSNTTAAAWIGRNVAAYYPETLITAIAVGDEILTTVPSSAPLLMPAIESLYSALVAANLHNQIKISTPNAASIILDPFPPSQAFFNQSMSSVLSKLLQFCSRTQSPLMMNLYPYYVFMQNKGVVPIDNSLFKPLTPSKEMVDPNTLLHYTNVLDAMIDSVYFSMKNLNITDVLVLVTESGWPSKGDSKEPYATIDNADTYNSNLIKHIIDRSGTPLHPEITSSVYIYELFNEDLRSPPLSEANWGLFHGNSTPVYLLHVSGSGTFLANDTTNQTYCIAMDGVDKRTMQAALDWACGPGRANCSEIQPGESCYQPNDVKNHASYAFDSYYQKEGGSPSSCDFKGVAMITTTDPTRK; this is encoded by the exons ATGGCAAATACTAAAAAGTTCcctcctttcttcttcttctttgtcctCTTCTCTTGCTGCTTCTTCTCCACTTCAAGTTCAAATTTTGCACCAG AGATAAAAGTGCAGCAAGACAAAGATGAGCCATATGTGGGAGTGAACATAGGTACAGATGTTTCCAATTTGCTTTCACCTGCAGACTTGGTTGCTTTTTTGCAATTACAGAAGATAACTCATATAAGGCTTTATGATGCTGACCCTGATATACTCAAAGCACTAGCTAAGACCAAAATAAGAGTGATTATTAGTGTGCCTAACAACCAAATTCTTGCTATTGGGTCCTCTAATACTACTGCAGCTGCCTGGATTGGGCGCAATGTGGCAGCTTATTACCCTGAAACTCTTATCACTGCAATAGCAGTTGGGGATGAAATCTTGACCACTGTGCCAAGTTCAGCTCCTTTGCTTATGCCAGCAATTGAGTCACTTTATAGTGCTTTAGTGGCTGCAAATTTGCATAACCAAATCAAGATTTCAACTCCAAATGCTGCTTCCATTATTCTTGACCCTTTTCCACCTTCCCAAGCTTTTTTCAATCAGTCCATGAGCTCTGTCCTTTCTAAGTTATTGCAGTTCTGTTCAAGGACACAGTCACCTCTGATGATGAATTTGTACCCTTATTATGTGTTTATGCAGAATAAAGGGGTTGTTCCTATAGACAACTCTCTTTTCAAGCCCTTGACACCTTCTAAAGAGATGGTGGATCCTAATACTTTGCTTCATTACACCAATGTGCTTGATGCAATGATTGATTCAGTCTATTTTTCCATGAAAAATCTCAATATTACAGATGTGCTAGTTCTTGTTACCGAGTCAGGATGGCCTTCAAAGGGGGATTCTAAAGAGCCTTATGCTACAATTGACAATGCTGATACTTATAACTCGAATTTAATTAAGCATATAATTGATCGCAGTGGTACACCATTGCATCCGGAGATTACTTCTAGTGTATACATATATGAGTTATTCAATGAGGATTTGAGGTCACCCCCATTGTCCGAGGCAAATTGGGGGCTATTCCATGGGAATTCAACGCCTGTTTACCTGCTTCATGTGTCTGGAAGTGGTACATTCTTGGCTAATGACACCACTAACCAAACGTATTGCATAGCAATGGATGGGGTTGATAAGAGAACAATGCAGGCAGCTTTAGATTGGGCTTGTGGACCGGGGAGGGCAAATTGCTCTGAAATTCAGCCAGGAGAGAGTTGTTATCAGCCTAATGATGTGAAGAACCATGCTTCATATGCATTTGATAGCTATTATCAGAAAGAAGGGGGATCTCCTAGTTCTTGTGACTTCAAGGGAGTGGCCATGATCACCACAACTGATCCAA CAAGAAAGTAA